GAGGTACAACGTCTGTACCTGTCCACTGTACTACGATCTGCGAATCCAGGTTCTTCCGCAATGCTGCCTTGTAAGGTGTTTCCTTCGCATCATAATACTCAGTAGGCACCATGATGAGTGGAGGTGCAGCAGGATCATTCTTTTTAATATTTGCCTGTAAAGCATTTAGCAGCTTCGCCTGTGCAATACCCGCAGCCTCCGCACCGGAAGGACCGAAGGTTGTTTTATCAAGATCGCAATTCCATTTGGTATACTCAATATCATCAAGCGCAACATAAAAGCTGTGAACACCGATAGAACGAAGGGCGGCAAACTTACGCTCCATATGATGAAGATCAGCCGGATCTGAGAAACAGACCGTCGGACCAGGAGAAATCGCATACACAAAATTGATATGGTTCCTTTTAGCCACCGCTACCAATCTGCCCAGCGCTGCTAACGTCGCAGCAGGATAATCTTCACGCCAGCGATCACGGGCATACGGATCATCTTTAGGGCTGTAGATATAAGTATTGGCCTTGACAGTAGCGAGAAAACCTAAATGCTTCTCCCTATCAGACATTGACCATGGCTTACCATAAAAACCTTCAATAGTGCCACGGATCGGCATGGCAGGATGATCCTTGATCAAAAGCGCAGGTATAACCTTCCGCTGCGCCAGTTGCCTGAATGTTTGTGCCGCGTGAAATAAACCATCTGCATCGTGACCGGCCAGTGTAATAAGTGCACCATTCCCCATCACAGTGCCAGCAATCGTGTATCCCTCAGTACTGCTATCCTGTACGGCTCCACTCTTTGCGAGCGCGGTACGGACAATCGTCGCACCTGTTGTTCCCATTACAATATGTGGTCCATCCGGGTGCTGCGGCAACTGTTTCGCTACTGTGATACTTTCCACACCCGCCAATACCAGCGCGTTACGGACAAGTCCTACAGTTTCCGCTTCTGTCTCCGGAGTGGCTATTAAAACCACCGATCTTCCCAATACTATCGAACCCTTTCCCAGCTCCATTGATACGGGTACCGGGAAAATCGAAGGCATTGTAGCTGGACGGCTCTGCGTTGCGTGATGGATTGTTTGAGCATTGGTGCCGCTATAACCGAACATGACCACGGTTAAGCAAGTAAATAACATTCTCATTCCTCTTT
The DNA window shown above is from Chitinophaga agri and carries:
- a CDS encoding beta-N-acetylhexosaminidase family protein gives rise to the protein MFGYSGTNAQTIHHATQSRPATMPSIFPVPVSMELGKGSIVLGRSVVLIATPETEAETVGLVRNALVLAGVESITVAKQLPQHPDGPHIVMGTTGATIVRTALAKSGAVQDSSTEGYTIAGTVMGNGALITLAGHDADGLFHAAQTFRQLAQRKVIPALLIKDHPAMPIRGTIEGFYGKPWSMSDREKHLGFLATVKANTYIYSPKDDPYARDRWREDYPAATLAALGRLVAVAKRNHINFVYAISPGPTVCFSDPADLHHMERKFAALRSIGVHSFYVALDDIEYTKWNCDLDKTTFGPSGAEAAGIAQAKLLNALQANIKKNDPAAPPLIMVPTEYYDAKETPYKAALRKNLDSQIVVQWTGTDVVPPAISVPDARAATKAFGRKTLLWDNYPVNDYGESAGRLLLAPYVKREAGLSGELAGILSNPMNQEAPSRVAVTGVVAFAWNDKGYDAARIWLAAARELAGGDEQATAALLTFFDTQHMAPTFGSQPWQVQAPKMKALLDGVRDAIANGDVTARHEALARLRQYAAAFTNAPDIIRAGTVDTSFALDARPWLDAMQLWGRALQLTAAGLEAADNGNAAAGRYFASAVQLAAAAAAIHTIPGATRVGGPIRIADGVLDVFVADAPKLIAVDSMESVIRTSEK